The genomic region AAGCTATTTGATGTTTTTGTTTGCCAACtttgcaaaatgaaaatttaatacgATTAATTCGTTTGGGAAGATATGAACGAGAATTTTCTCGATGGGATGAAAGACAGATGTAGAGGTGGAAgtgtttgttgttgttttaatgtttaagaaataaattgtttgataataataattataaaagtaATAACAAGAAAACTGCATTTTATTACGCAAAGAAAGAATGAAAGcgagtaaataaataataaagataataattttaacaaacaacTTTGACAGTTAGTAGAAGAACATGTCGTTAGACAATACAAAACAGGTTCAAGCTGGTTCAAAATGTCCACTAACCTccattttggattttttctttgaaaattttctcaaaatgtttgtaactATGAAAGTATTTTTCCATGTGGTCCATCTTCAAAACTGTCAAGGCCACTtttaagaaacatttttcagaAGGAAACAAGCAGAAgatgtattttgaaaatacatatatgtataaGTATTCTCATTAATGAATAATTACGCAAACTGTTCCACTTAGTCACCTTATTTGCACAGTAAATCCCATGATGTTGATGACAAGATAACTTACTTCTTGATTGCGCCATCGTTCAGATAATAAAaacgaatttaaataaaaacagcaTGCAAAAGTAACACATGCAGAGAAAtcagaagaaagaaaaaagtgagCTGAGGttgattttgaacaatgaaGGACCACCTGATCTGCTTCGCCCGGCAAAAACATGAAGAACACTTCTTGGACAAAATCTTCGCCCCTCCGAGCTACGTGGTAGTTTATTGCAAGGAAACGTACGAAGAGTGCTGTGACGAGGGTTGCTGTCCAGTTGGTACCAAAAGCGATGTCCCATTGCCTCACTGGTAATTTTTATGTCACACCAAGCAGAATCCCATAATCTTCATTCTTCCTTACAGGTTCTTCGCTTTGATTGTCTTCTCTATCTTCGCCGCTGGTTATCTCGTTTTCCGTTTTTACTTCAAGAAACACTGCGACAAATGCAGACGTGACGAGTTACTGACAGTCAGTGATGACAACTCCCAACAAATAGAACTAGGACTGATGCTGTCATTTGATCACGGTAACCAACACATCTctcttgttttcttttttaaatttctattCATTTCTTGCAGACATGTTTGCAAATTCCCAGTTTCGCAACACCGAAAGCGGACGCGTTCCCATCACACCACCACCTGCTTACGTCACTCTGACGCCGCCCCCCACTTACAACGTTGCCATTTCGTTTCCTCCGATTTACAAAGGGATGAAACTCGAACCGGTACCAGAAGAAAGATAGTTCTGTCGTTTTAGAAACGTCTAAGTTGGTActcctgtttttgacactagaatgaaatgtcaaagtttcAAAGTGCGAGATTTTGACAGTAttgcaattttgaaatgtcagaatgTTGGCGatcgctttttaatttattttgtgtggTAGTGTTTTTTGACATCACTGTCAGTTTAGAAGTAGTATTTATAGATGATGTTTTGTAATGTCGCAAACACCTTGTACCAGGCTGTCAAAAACATGActaaaatatataaatgtaaaaatatagACCAATTtgtataaacaaaatttgaataaataaaaattgaaacaataaaTGTTGTCTGATTGTGTTGATCTGTCTATTTACGTCAGGttttgacaaaaatgacaccaactttttttttacgatCGCACCAATTTCGCACTATGTAACAGTCTTGAAGCTAACGAAGCCACACTTAAGTCACCTTTAATACttacttaaatatttattctagaTTACAACGAAGCAGATCTTTGTGTCTTGCCAACTGCACTAACAGTGTCCATTTCAGTAAATTTCAGTTTCATCAAGTGATTTAAGTAAGCTTGTCAAAAATCGACACACTTTTTGGTTGTTCTAGAAATGACAGCAATTTCTAACTGACATTTGTTGTTGTGTTTCGTGGCCTACCAAGTGAAGTGGTAAATAACaaaccaataaaaaatattgcagcgCAATTGGGGCAAGCATTTCAAGGCCAAGACAATGTTTTTCATCGTTTTGTTCCTGTACTTTTCTCTGTGTTGTACTACACTGGTAAGTGTCAGAAAAGTtttggaaaatgtttcaattttcaaaaatccaGGCTGGCGAGATTTGCTTGGTGAaggaaaaatctgaaaataatttgaactaCTACAGGGTGGTCAGTTGTCATCCAGTTTACGAGAGGTGTTGCAAAACGGGGTGTTGCGCTGTTCAAGACAGAGACAAACCTCCCGTACAAATTAGGTAAAAACCGAAATTGCCACCGTTCCGTCCTGATTTGCGTTCCGTTGAAAAATCGTAGTAGACACTGTATTGTTTTGGTTTCCAGCGATGACGTAGAACGAAAGTTATTCGATACAAAAGTGAAAGCATTTCTCTTTAATGTCCTTGTGATCGCTGTGGTGGTCTTCCTGTTGTACATCGTGATCTGCATCTGGGTCCGGATGTGTCTCCAAGTCCATCGGGCCAACAGTGGTCCCGTCGGGATCACCACGAACAATTCCCACCCGCAGGAAGTCAGTCTGATGTTGTCCTTCAACAGTGCAGGTAGGTGCAGGACGAAcgcaagaagtcgatttattctTTGACGTTGCAGAACAATTCGGGAACAACGAACACGTGCCTCTGACACCGCCGCCTGCTTATGCTCCGCTGACACCACCCCCTGCTTACGTGACCATAACGCCTCCTCCGGCATACAATACTGCCATTTTCTTCCCGTCGATTCAACAAAATGGCAGGATACAGCCGCCAGAGACGGCACAGAATTCAAGTCAAAGTGTTGAAACGCGTCAGATTTGACATTTGAGGAGGTGGAAGTGGCTGGGGTGTCGCTGTCGGCAATTTAAACTCAACGCAAAGTTGCCGACGCTGTTACTTTTCAACGACCTCAGGTGGTCATGTATTTGTCATATTTAAAACCgtttccaaatattttttgttttgctttatGAATTGCCAAtctgaattaataaaaaaatgacttttgtcctcgcctgttttcaagcctcggctgcgcctcggctaGAAACCCCAGACTCGAaagaaaaagatgcactttttggccttgatacaatttttttttgttgaaaaacccGTCCCACATCTGCCGACCTTTCCTGGTCAGTGCAACAGTCAccaactttaattttttttttaggctGTTACTAAGGTAAGGTTATCTAAAGCACTGAATTATAGAATcgaagcaaaaaaaatatttttaaataaattataaaattatgaaattcgtTTATTTGTTCTATCCTCTTGCgatgatatttaaaatatgataAGGATTAGTAAATAAGATTCTAAATTAGTAATTgcagtttgtttttttttttttaatttattatgtttATGTACTTCgcaaatatacagggtcattcaCCGTAAAGTtctagcgaaaatttaatgttaaaataccTAACCAATCTTTCGTAaaaaggtttcacactatggcaaaattgtaaaaacctGTCAAATTTACTCTGACAGTTCCTATATTAtgttgcaaccaactgtaactAATGATTGttcttgaaatttcaaatatgtGCTAAGTACAAAATTATTGTCAAGTTCTATTCTATTGAAACTCTCGTACCTTCTGATTTCTGAAATCCCACAAAAAAGCACACTAAGGATTTTATAATGGtatattatttaacgagttcgtgtgtaaattaggctctttatggcatgagtggactTGTTTCACttgcgttttaaaggcccacgtttcactcgcgttttaaactggcccactcatgccataaagagcccaatttacacacgaacgagctGAATAGgacgtttttttgttccacGAGCTCTTTAAAGgcttcaaatcgcttaaaatttttaaaattagcttgacgtttcgttttgataagttgtgacatttatcaaaatccattcacacaggagaaaattctcaaattctgacagcgtcgaacaaaaaaatatttttaaatattcgcatggATTTCCATAACATACTGTACATTAAATAAGTACATAACGTGCGAGATAAGATAGATGCTGTATATTAAACTGCCCCCAAACTGCTAGCAAACTATTTCTTAATACTAGACCAGTCGAGAATGTCGCTTCTCATAGGTTTCCCTAGGAGGTTATTTTTCCTTTGTAGTGTTTCCATAACTTTTGtgagtatttttcaaatgagtagcgctgtcaaattatttttcaggtatgaggccgaaatttgaagcacgaggcgtcagccgagtgatgcaaaacaggccgaatacctgaaataACTATTCCAGTATTGCACACGTATATTGTATTTCAGGGTAAGGTAATTTTTGATCATGATAAACAGTCCGAACAGAGTGATTTGCCATCAAATCCCGGTTCGGTTTTGTGCGACTCCACTAGTGAAAAATGCTGCAAAAGTGCTAGTTGCATCAGCACATCTACAATATATTTCTTtgggtaataataataattgtagaTACCAATTGATAAACAtatttccgtatttttttaGGGGATTTGGGTTTGTCGTATTTACCGGATTAATAGTTACGTGTGTTTGTATAAAATCTATGACGAAAGTTACACCCGCAGAAGACGAATCAGGAGTAAAGAGATGAGTTGGTTTTCCACCTCTTCCCTCTGTTGTAAATGATTTTCCTGTTGAGTCAAATGATCGACCTCCGACTTACAACGCATCAGTGATgggtagaaaaaaattaatcagtcAGGCCCAGATGGTCGCCAAAACTGTCCATGAAGATTATTGTGCAAGTCCCTTTTCGAAACAAGTCCGTGAAGTTTATTGTTCAAGTCCTTACTCTAAACAAGTCCGTGAAGATTATTGTGCAAGTCCCTTTTCGGAACAAGTCCATGAAGATTATGATACACGGTCTTTTTGGGAAGAAGTCCAGGCAGATTATTGTGCAAGTCCCTTTTCGGAACAAGTCCGTGAAGATTATTGTGCAAGTCCCTTTTCGGAACAAGTCCATGAAGATTATAATATACGGTCTTTTTCGGAAGAAGTCCATGAAGATTATTATGGAAGTCCCTATTCGGAACAAGTCCATGAAGATTATTGTGCAAGTTCCTATTCGGAACAAGTCCATGAAGATTATGATACACGGTCTTTTTGGGAAGAAGTCCTTGAACATTATTGTGCAAGGCCCTTTTCGGAACAAGTCCGTGAAGATTATTGTGCAAGTCCCTATTCGGAACAAGTCCATGAAGATTATTGTGCAAGTCACTTTTCGGAACAAATCCTTGAAGATTATGATACACGGTCTTTTTGGGAAGAAGTCCAGGCAGATTATTGTGCAAGTCCCTTTTCGGAACAAATCCTTGAAGATTATGATACAAATTCTTATTCGGAAGAAGACCATTCGTATTTTTATGCAATTTAAAACGAACTTCAATTAACCACACGTTTGTTTAAtcttttttgtatatttgccgtagttatacatttttattgttattaaccTTGGTTGAGGATTCTGGTTAGAGAtggataaaaaaattgtcaaagtaggtaattaacaaaaaaaaagtcttaattaatttctttatttacctAATAATATTAAACTTTCGAATGGATGTGGTTGTCTCTGTCATAATTTCCTTCACACTACTTCGGCTTTTCTTCTGTTCTTCcgtccagtttttttttacaatttggtAAATATCGTCATAAGAACGTCACAAGCAAATGTTTCTCAAATGACAGTGATGAATGAAGAAGCAAAGAATTTAGTTAAGACAATGACTTTTGTTTATTATAGACAACTGTgacagaattttatttttgttctatAGTACAGGTTCTTTacaaatatttcttaaattataGTAGGCTGTGGTTTACGGTGCAAATATGAACTTTCtagatttgtaaatttgacatttgacagtttaactTTGCTCTTTTCATTGTTTATCATCTTATCAATCATATTATTGCAGAAGCGGCAACATCTGATTAAGCAACTGCTTTTCACAGTTATCGAAACTACAATTTACACTAACAGAAATCGAGTTCTGATTGGCGCATTTCGTAATTTGATTGGAcagtaaaaatattataaatctTCTGTCATCATAGCATAATAAAGTGATTCGAGCAAAAGTGAGCCTTAAGGCCTTCAGAGAATTTTCCACGAAAATCAAGTAAATTCGCTTATTTTTCGTGTTTCGGTGAACGAACTGATAtactttgtccagcgagagattggaagattttaaattgtattttttgcatatcgtaatgaaagtggcacttttttacatgcaaaatcgtagtgaatgtagtacttttttgcatcattttattccatttccttggagatgactgtcaaagcataccatttttttttttttttgtaatttttcattaatccttttggaccaaatttctcaacttacatcgatatgcaaaaaaatagtgtgtacgttatgaaagtctctttttttcacttatttacttgattaactcgggctacaccctcgttaatcaatctgcaaattcgtgaaaaaaagtaagactttcataactagttgtacaaataaaaataactgtaaattaacccaacactacaaaatgcactagaatacattaattagagcataatttcagggcaaaaatgttactgcttgaaggatttatttcaaattttacgtgcgctaggtactacttccTCTACGTAGAGTTTAGTGcgttttatgtcaaccaatctctcgctggacaaactttacTAGAGCATTCAAAATAGCGctaaagtaaaataattattggaTTTCTACATTTGTATGTTGAAGATTACCTCATCATTATATTTGGCTTGATAAACAAAATGCATCGGGACAACGCCATTGCCATTTTGCCAAAtcattgttgaaataattattataaaaaaatatctaacaaGTGCTTTATTTTTCATCTTACATATCTTTTCAATCAGAGAGATGTAATCTCTTACCAAGTTGTGCGATCCATATCCGTCATTGTAAACATAATTTGTAATCACACGGATCAAACGAAAACATGACAAACATGGCAAATTGCAATAGAAACAGATTTTcgcaaattttattacaatatgtTTCTGCTTTTTTTAAGatgataattataaataaaatatatacaggtgcCCCGAAAATGGCCCATTCACGACTTGCTACtatatcgaggatgtttaaatgtactattgcgggcaaaaaaagtgggacatcaaatttctgtcagttttgaaaaattcgatgtagtgcaagctttattgtcattttttttgacactattccagctgacagtttaaaaatttattttacactcctactttccttttccaaatgccctcttcttttgataaaggtagattttgattggaactttgcattaaataaatattcactacgtgcttacttacaatcattccctacaacctacaatacttaatgacaacgtcaatcaattcaaagtagggttagaatcaggtaagggttatttcacataaaaagtcaagacaatgacgttgatgtcccactttttttgcccgcaatagtacatgaaaaaaatatggaaaaaaattttcagacaaaaaaattaattattgcaaaaatgatagtacaatgtaaacaaagatatactcgtacatcattaccttgcctTAGTGgatttaagataatttttacgaTTCCCTAAacttctaaattttctattatgcaggatcggatattggtagtgagtgatcttgttcTTTGTGAGAATAtatacgattagaggtagttttcttgacaatttaatacatttattttgaaataattgacgtgttaagtgccactttcaaagaccgccaaatcagcaaataagtccaatagaatttttttaacatttttctcacgtttacggtagtctcttctacaTCGTAGTGTATCGGAAGGGCGCCATTTtcgggacaccctgtatatgtatgtagttgactcaagttgcaaaaaaccacttgtcatttgtaacagcattttttcaatatttttaaaccaaaacTCTTCGTACTGGGATGGGGTGAAAAAGGAGAGTTCTCCGGTAATCTCTCACCAAAAAATGTCACTCTTGTCGACAGTACAGACTGCACCTCCTACTACGAGAGCGTGGAAGTTGACggcaaatcaaaattttgcgTTGTGAGTCAAAACGGACTGTGTCACGGAGATTCCGGAGGACCCGTTTTCAATCCTCGCGATCTCGACCATTTACTGATCGGGATTGTGTCAGCTGGACACACCAATTGTTCGGAGGAAACTCCGACGGTTTGTATCAAAGTTCCTTATTATACAGAGTGGATAATGAACCAAATGAGCTATGAAGAGAGTTTGGCGGTGTTGTTTACAAATCATAGGTTTCTGGTAGATTACATAACCCTACAATTAAAATGactattattatcattttgtatcccacctccacccgacggcacggcaattttgccggagtacatacactattacggataatactatcaagtaatagtgcagtgcggCGGCAGCGGAGTTCCTCCCGGCGGTCAGAAATTCTCAGGTCTTGTAGCAGGTAGTGAACGGTAAGGGATTAGCGCTGGTGATAAGAATGATCGGgttgagtgatgaaagtatcattttcattattgatgttggaaaaaatttttagtttaattatttctttaaaagcgTTAGCAAGGAAACTGAGTCAAAAAGTGCGAAATTTTGTCAAGCCAGAAAGTTACGTAATAAGTGATAACCGTATACGTTGGAGATGTGttcaaaagtttttttattgcaaaaatagatataccttgagttttttt from Tenebrio molitor chromosome 8, icTenMoli1.1, whole genome shotgun sequence harbors:
- the LOC138136506 gene encoding uncharacterized protein, which gives rise to MKDHLICFARQKHEEHFLDKIFAPPSYVVVYCKETYEECCDEGCCPVGTKSDVPLPHWFFALIVFSIFAAGYLVFRFYFKKHCDKCRRDELLTVSDDNSQQIELGLMLSFDHDMFANSQFRNTESGRVPITPPPAYVTLTPPPTYNVAISFPPIYKGMKLEPVPEER
- the LOC138136505 gene encoding uncharacterized protein, whose translation is MFFIVLFLYFSLCCTTLAGEICLVKEKSENNLNYYRVVSCHPVYERCCKTGCCAVQDRDKPPVQISDDVERKLFDTKVKAFLFNVLVIAVVVFLLYIVICIWVRMCLQVHRANSGPVGITTNNSHPQEVSLMLSFNSAEQFGNNEHVPLTPPPAYAPLTPPPAYVTITPPPAYNTAIFFPSIQQNGRIQPPETAQNSSQSVETRQI